A region of Nostoc sp. 'Peltigera membranacea cyanobiont' N6 DNA encodes the following proteins:
- the sufD gene encoding Fe-S cluster assembly protein SufD — protein MNIQVSPSPIPNSSAVSLTSMLDRDDYLTGLLSQVTATKTEGWLQELRQSAANWVRHSIIPTTREEEWRFTDLSSLRKVQFNVEAGNFASLEFDILPEAANSRLVFVNGVFAPEFSAVSDLPSGIVVSNLAGLSAVEQEGVRQYLAQAEGAQEVFTALNTAGITDAAVVWVKKNVVVETPIHLVFISVAGKTATISQPRCLVVAESGSQVRLVEEYTNRRGAESAEDGVYLTNAVTEVWVGDNAEVIHTRVEREGAEAFHIGKTAIAQARDSRYTCHAITLGAKLSRHNLEILQTGEQTQTTLNGLTIISGKQLSDTHSAIALNYPHGTTDQLHKCIVGDRAHAVFNGKVFVPKPAQLTNAAQLNRNLLLSSKARVDTKPQLEITADNVKCAHGATVSQLEDDEIFYLQSRGIDENDARKLLINAFAAEVINKIPVPSLREILLNTVNNLKSLTND, from the coding sequence ATGAATATTCAAGTATCTCCTAGTCCAATACCTAATTCAAGTGCAGTCAGTTTGACATCGATGTTAGATAGAGATGATTATCTGACTGGGTTGTTAAGTCAAGTAACAGCAACTAAAACAGAAGGTTGGTTGCAGGAATTACGCCAAAGTGCTGCTAATTGGGTACGCCACTCGATTATCCCGACTACCCGCGAGGAAGAATGGCGATTTACTGATTTGTCGTCTCTACGAAAGGTGCAATTTAATGTAGAGGCGGGAAATTTTGCGTCTCTAGAATTTGATATTTTGCCAGAGGCGGCTAATAGTCGTTTGGTATTTGTGAATGGCGTTTTTGCGCCGGAGTTCTCAGCAGTTTCAGATTTACCATCTGGAATTGTGGTGAGTAATTTGGCTGGTTTGTCTGCGGTTGAGCAGGAAGGTGTACGGCAGTATTTAGCTCAAGCTGAGGGAGCGCAGGAAGTTTTTACTGCTCTCAATACGGCTGGGATAACTGATGCAGCTGTGGTGTGGGTAAAGAAGAATGTGGTAGTTGAAACGCCAATTCATTTGGTGTTTATTTCGGTTGCTGGGAAGACGGCGACGATTTCACAGCCGCGTTGTTTGGTGGTGGCGGAAAGTGGTTCTCAGGTGAGGTTGGTTGAAGAGTATACTAACCGCAGAGGCGCAGAGAGCGCGGAGGACGGAGTTTATTTAACTAACGCGGTTACGGAAGTTTGGGTTGGTGACAATGCTGAGGTGATTCACACTAGGGTTGAGCGAGAAGGTGCAGAGGCTTTTCATATTGGGAAAACTGCGATCGCACAGGCTCGTGATAGTCGATATACTTGTCATGCCATAACTTTAGGTGCGAAGTTGTCACGGCACAATTTGGAGATTTTGCAAACTGGTGAGCAGACACAAACTACTCTCAACGGTTTGACGATAATTTCTGGTAAGCAGTTGTCTGATACTCACAGTGCGATCGCACTTAACTATCCTCATGGTACAACTGACCAATTGCATAAATGTATTGTAGGCGATCGCGCTCATGCAGTGTTCAATGGTAAAGTTTTTGTACCCAAACCAGCACAGTTGACAAATGCAGCCCAGTTGAATCGCAATTTACTGCTGTCATCGAAAGCCAGAGTTGATACCAAACCCCAATTAGAAATTACAGCAGATAACGTGAAATGCGCTCACGGTGCTACCGTTAGCCAATTGGAAGATGATGAAATCTTCTATCTGCAAAGTCGGGGAATTGATGAAAACGATGCTCGGAAGTTATTAATTAACGCCTTCGCTGCTGAAGTTATCAACAAAATACCAGTCCCTTCTCTGCGAGAAATCCTTTTAAACACAGTCAATAATCTAAAGTCCCTGACTAATGACTAA
- a CDS encoding cysteine desulfurase yields the protein MTFTSTKTLADKVRADFPILHQEVNGKPLVYLDNAATSQKPLLVLNTLRDYYEQYNANVHRGAHTLSAKATDAYEGTRDKIAKFINAASRQEIVYTRNATEAINLVAYSWGMNNLQPGDEIILSVMEHHSNIVPWQLVAQKTGAVLKFVELTPEETFDLSQFKKLVSDKTKLVSVVHISNTLGCINPVEEIGAIAHKYGAKFLVDACQSVPHYPVDVQKIDCDWLVASGHKMCAPTGIGFLYGKLELLESMPPFFGGGEMIAEVYLDHSTYAELPHKFEAGTPAIGEAIALGAAIDYLSNIGMDEIHAYEAELTAYLFQQLEQIPQIRIYGPKPNAKGEGRAALASFTAGEVHANDLSTLLDQEGVAIRSGHHCTQPLHRYLGLAATARASLSFYNTREEIDVFIKALKETLDFFAGFLA from the coding sequence ATGACTTTTACCTCTACCAAAACCCTTGCTGATAAAGTTCGCGCTGACTTCCCGATATTGCATCAGGAAGTCAACGGTAAACCCTTGGTTTATCTCGATAATGCTGCGACATCGCAAAAGCCTTTGTTGGTGTTAAATACCCTACGGGATTATTACGAGCAATATAATGCTAACGTGCATCGCGGTGCCCATACCCTAAGTGCTAAAGCTACCGATGCTTATGAAGGTACTAGAGATAAAATTGCAAAGTTCATCAATGCGGCATCGCGTCAGGAAATTGTCTACACCCGCAATGCAACCGAGGCGATTAACCTAGTAGCCTACAGTTGGGGAATGAACAACTTGCAGCCTGGGGATGAAATTATTCTGTCGGTGATGGAACACCACAGTAATATTGTGCCTTGGCAATTGGTGGCGCAAAAAACGGGTGCAGTACTGAAATTTGTAGAATTAACACCAGAAGAAACTTTTGATTTGTCACAGTTCAAAAAGCTGGTTTCCGACAAAACTAAGTTGGTGTCGGTGGTGCATATTTCTAATACTTTGGGTTGCATTAACCCAGTGGAAGAAATTGGTGCGATCGCACATAAATATGGTGCTAAATTCTTAGTTGATGCTTGCCAAAGTGTTCCTCACTATCCTGTCGATGTACAGAAGATAGATTGTGATTGGTTGGTAGCTTCCGGTCATAAAATGTGCGCCCCAACTGGGATAGGATTTCTGTATGGCAAGTTGGAATTGTTAGAATCAATGCCACCATTTTTTGGTGGTGGTGAGATGATTGCAGAGGTATATTTAGACCATTCTACTTATGCAGAGTTACCGCATAAATTTGAAGCTGGTACACCTGCAATTGGCGAAGCGATCGCACTTGGTGCTGCAATAGATTATCTTAGCAATATTGGCATGGATGAAATTCACGCCTACGAAGCAGAATTAACAGCTTATTTGTTCCAACAATTAGAGCAAATTCCCCAAATTAGAATTTACGGCCCCAAACCAAATGCAAAAGGTGAAGGTAGAGCCGCTCTTGCGTCGTTCACAGCCGGAGAAGTCCACGCTAACGACTTATCTACATTATTAGATCAAGAAGGCGTTGCTATCCGTTCTGGACACCACTGTACTCAACCATTACACCGTTACTTAGGTCTTGCTGCAACCGCACGAGCAAGTCTATCTTTCTACAACACCCGCGAGGAAATTGATGTTTTCATCAAAGCCCTGAAAGAAACTCTAGACTTTTTTGCAGGTTTCCTTGCTTAA
- a CDS encoding Uma2 family endonuclease gives MLVKSTLAEQRTVLHNVSWETFEALLRDTGEHRGSRFAYDCGVLEIMTPLFEHENPKIQFDRLIFALAVELKTKIRSAGSTTLKRKTITKGIEPDTCYYIQNEPAIRGKQELDLKTDPAPDLAVEIDITSSSVNKLNIYAALGVAELWRYDGEVLKFYQLVASEYIEIKSSIAFPLISVSEMNRFIQQSKIMDEIDLVQSFRAWVQGKIG, from the coding sequence ATGCTTGTCAAGTCAACGCTTGCGGAACAAAGAACAGTCCTACACAACGTTAGTTGGGAAACCTTTGAAGCCTTACTGAGAGATACAGGTGAGCATAGAGGTTCTCGTTTTGCTTATGACTGCGGTGTTTTAGAAATCATGACTCCACTTTTTGAACACGAAAATCCTAAAATTCAGTTTGACCGATTAATATTCGCTTTAGCAGTGGAATTAAAAACTAAAATTAGAAGTGCTGGTTCTACAACATTAAAACGTAAAACAATAACAAAGGGAATAGAACCCGATACTTGCTATTATATTCAAAATGAGCCAGCAATTAGAGGTAAGCAAGAATTAGATTTAAAAACAGACCCAGCACCGGATTTAGCAGTTGAAATTGATATTACTAGCAGCTCTGTTAATAAGCTTAATATTTATGCGGCTTTAGGTGTAGCAGAATTATGGAGATATGACGGTGAAGTTTTAAAATTTTATCAACTAGTAGCAAGTGAATATATTGAAATTAAGTCGAGTATCGCTTTCCCTTTAATTTCTGTTAGTGAAATGAATAGATTTATCCAGCAAAGTAAAATTATGGATGAAATTGATTTGGTGCAATCCTTCCGCGCTTGGGTGCAGGGGAAGATAGGGTAA
- a CDS encoding Uma2 family endonuclease yields the protein MLVKSLVGEQRTVLQNISWETFEALLRDTGEDRGSRFAYECGVLEIMTPLFEHENPKSNFGNFIIALAEELGIEVRSAGSTTLKRKISKRGIEPDTCYYIQNELAIRGKQTLDLENDPPPDLAIEIDITSSSVNKLGIYSALGVTELWRYDGQNLKFYQLIEGQYVECKFSIAFPIVSVSEISRFIEQSKCLGEIALLKSFRAWVREKIKIE from the coding sequence ATGCTTGTCAAGTCACTGGTTGGTGAACAAAGAACAGTGCTACAGAACATTAGCTGGGAAACCTTTGAAGCCTTGCTGAGAGATACAGGTGAAGATAGAGGTTCTCGCTTTGCTTATGAGTGCGGTGTTTTAGAAATCATGACTCCACTTTTTGAACACGAAAACCCCAAAAGTAATTTTGGTAATTTTATTATTGCTTTAGCTGAAGAATTAGGAATTGAAGTGAGAAGTGCTGGTTCAACAACATTGAAGCGAAAAATATCAAAGCGAGGAATAGAACCAGATACTTGCTACTATATCCAGAATGAACTAGCTATTAGGGGTAAGCAAACTTTAGATTTAGAAAATGATCCGCCGCCTGACTTAGCAATTGAGATTGACATTACCAGTAGTTCAGTTAACAAATTGGGGATTTATTCAGCGTTGGGTGTAACTGAACTTTGGAGATATGATGGGCAAAATTTAAAATTTTATCAGTTGATAGAGGGGCAATATGTCGAGTGTAAGTTTAGTATTGCCTTCCCTATAGTATCGGTGAGTGAGATAAGCAGATTTATTGAGCAGAGTAAATGTCTGGGTGAAATTGCTTTGCTCAAATCATTTCGTGCTTGGGTGAGGGAGAAGATTAAGATAGAGTGA